CGCCCTGCTGGCCCAAGTGATTTTGTCCAAGTTGGATCTCTCGGCCCGCTTTGAAGAATTAGAACATCTGCCGTCCAGTCCGCTAAATTTCGGCCTCAAAGCCGCCTAAAACTGCACGAACCATTGTTATACGAGAAACAGCGTGGAGATGCTTCCAGTACGCTCCCTCGCCCACAAGCGTTCCCACAGGCGGAGGGCCGAAGCGCGCGGCCCCGACCCCTTCTTTCACATGGAGACATTCAGTTGCCGCACCAGAGGCCGGTTCAGTCGATGCTGCTGCGCCACTTCCATTCGCTGGCTTTCTTCATGACGTGGGCCATACCGCCGGTCATGGCGAGCTTCTGGTTCCAGGGAAGTTTCATCCAGCCGACGGCCATCAGTCCCCCCAGGCTGACGAATTCGCCCATAGTGTTGGGTTCGTACTTCTCCAGTTCGCGGCCTCTGACCATATGGCGGATGTTCTTGCCCGTCAGGCGACCTTGCTGACCGGCGTGCTGGGCGGTGGTGGGCACGGGTTTACCGCCCTGGTCATGGGCCAGGGCCATGTCGCCCACCACGAACACGTCGGGGTACCCTTTGGCCCGCAGGTAATCGTCCACGGCGATGCGTCCGCCGGGGCCTTTCTCCAGCCGCTCACCTTTGACGATGTCGCGGGCCTGAATGCCGCCCGTCCAGATGATCTTCCCGGCCTGAAGCTGTTTTTGCTCGCCGTCAGCGGTCTGCACCGTGACGCCCTCGGCACTGGCCTCCATCAGGCGGTGGCCGGTCAGGACGTGAATGCCGTAGTCGTGCAGGGTACGTTCGGCGCGGGCGCGCAGGGCGTCGTCGAGGACTGGCAGGATTTTGGGGCCGGCTTCCACCAGATAAATGTTGAAGGGCGGCAGGCCGCGTGTCCTGCTCAGCACCTGCGCACGCTGCGCGAGTTCGGTGACCAGTTCCACGCCGGTCAGGCCCGCGCCGCCCACCACGATGTCGCGGTTACCGCTGTACCCGGCGCTGTAGATGCGGTTCACGTAGTTGAAGATCTCGTCGGCGTCGGATACGTCCTTCAGTTCGGTGGCGTGGTCGCTCAGGCCGGGGATGCGGTAGAAGTTCGTGACGCTGCCCAGGCCGACCACCAGCGTGTCGTAGGTCAGCACCCGGCCATCCTTGAGGGTCACTTCACGCGCGTCCACGTCGATGCTGTCCACGCTGGCCTGCTCGAAATTGACCCCGGTGCCGCGCAGCAGCGGCTCTATCGGCAGGGTGACGCGGGTGTTGTGGGCGGCGGCCTCGTGCAGGCGCGTTTCGAAGGTGTGGTAGGGGTTGCGTTCGACCAGCAGGACTTCCAGGTCGGGGGTGGGTTTCATTTTGGTGGCGGTGGCCAGGCCAGCGTAGCCTGCGCCGAGGATCAGGGTTTTCATGGGCGGCTCCTGTGGGGGTGGTTTCAAGGTCGATCCCTCTGGGGGTTGGCCGTCTGGTCTGGGGCGTGTATGCGGCAGAGTTTCCTGTCGATCACCAAGTTGGTGAATCAATTCACAAATTGATGACAGCGAACAGCCGCACTCAGCAAAGGGCCAGGGGACATTCCGCCCGACCTGCAGAAAGTGTACACCACACCCGAAATGGACTGGTCATGCTCCCTTCAGCGTGACTACACAAGTCGATTCGGGCTGTCCTGAACCCCGTTCAAGCTCAAGCGGCCCGCTACAGCCAAAGCCATGTCCCCCACACCTGCCCGCCTGGCCCTGCTGGCAACCATCGCTGAAAGGTTGCTGGGCCAGCCGCCCTCCCCTGTGCTGAAGGTCGCCATCGATGGTGTGGACGGCGCCGGCAAAACCACCTTCGCGGACGAACTGGCCGCCACCCTGAGCAAGCGCGGTCAGCAGGTCATCCGGGCCAGCATCGACGGTTTTCACTCCCCGCGCGAAATGCGTTACCGGCTGGGCCGCCACTCGCCGGAAGGGTTCTACCGAGACTCGTACAACCTGGACGCCCTGAAAAGAGAACTGCTGGAACCGCTCAGTCCAGGCGGCTCACTGCGTTACCTGACGCGGATCTTTGACGTGAATAGCGACCACACCATCCACGACAAACCCGCACACGCGCAAGGGAGTGAAATTCTACTCCTGGACGGACTTTTTCTGCACCGCCCGGAACTGCGATCCTTCTGGGACGACTCGATTTTCCTGAAGGTGGATTTCGTCATTTCCGTGCCACGCGGCGCAGCTCGCGGCCCCGGTTTCGGCTCCGCTGATCCTTACGCCGAGAGCAACCGGCGGTACGTGCAGGGCAACCGGCTGTACTTTGCCGAGGCCAGCCCGGAAGACCGTGCCGGGATCGTCGTGAACAACAACGACCTGCACGCCCCGTATATCGAGAAAATCACACCAGGAAACTAAAGCAGCCCCCGCCGCTGCAATTCCGCCAGGGCGTGCCACATCACCAGACTGCCCGGCGCGTCGTGAATCTCACCCGCCCGCAGCCTCCGGTACGCTTCCGCCAGCGGCAAAACCATGCGCTCGATAGTCTCGTCCGGCATCAGTCGGTTTTCGCCCAGTTGCACACCGAACGCGATGAAAGCGAAGTACACCGCGCCGCTGAAACTGGCGTTCGGGTAGAAGGCGGGCAGGGCCACCCACTCGCCCGCCGTGCCGCCCGCCTCCTCCAGCAGTTCGCGCTGGGCCGCCGCGAAGGGTTCCTCACCTTCCTCAAGGGTGCCCGCCACCGTTCCCGTGACGAACGCCCTGACCGGGTGGCGGTACTCGCGCAGCAAGACGACCTCGCCCGCCGCAGTGACCGGGAGGACGAAAACGGCTTTCGGGCCGCGTGGACGGTACAGTTCCTCGAATTCATGACCGGACGGCATCCGCACGCGGTCTGTCCTGACCGTGCGCTTCCCCGCCGTCAACTCGCGCGAGGAGAGCACCTGCACGGGCAGCGCGTCGTCCGGCTGCAATTCAGTCCAGTTCAGGTGGGCGGGCGTTTCAGGCATGGCCCGAGCTTAATGCAGGCACCGCGGCCGGGCATCCACCGGAAGAGACGGGAACGTTTCGGCAACCCTTCACCCCCCGCGTTCCGGTGTGCTTGAATGTGAAGCGGTCAACACACAATTCAGTCCGGTTTTCGCCCCACGCACTCCCGCCCTTCAGGAGGCCTGCATGAACGTCACTGTCAACGTGAACGGCAAACCCTACACCCGCGACGTGGAACCACGAACGCTCCTCGTCCATTTCCTCAGGGAAGAGCTGGGCCTGACCGGCACGCACGTCGGGTGCGACACCAGCCAGTGTGGCGCCTGCACCGTCCACCTGGGCGGAAACGCCGTGAAAAGTTGCACTGTCCTGGCTGTGCAGTGCGACGGCATGGACGTGAAGACCATCGAGGGCATGGGCACCCCCGCCGAGCTGCACCCCTTGCAAACCGGTTTCTGGGAGGAACACGGCCTGCAGTGCGGCTTCTGCACGCCTGGCATGATCATGGCCAGCGCCGAACTCCTCAAGCACAACCCCCACCCCACCGAAGAAGAAATCCGTTACCACCTGGAAGGCAACTACTGCCGTTGCACCGGCTACCACAACATCGTCAAAGCCGTGCAGCACGCCGCGAAGCTGATGAAGGGTGACGGGACAGGCCAGGCCGCAGACGACTGAACGGCCTGAAGGGCGTGGCCTGGAGAGGCTGAAGCAAAAGCGGCCCTTTTCCTCCACGCCACAGGTTGCAGGCCACAAGCCCCATCCAGAGGGAGGCATCAATGACCCAGGAAAAGTACTTTGGGAAGGCCCTGAAGCGCACCGAAGACCCGCGTTTTATCACGGGCGCCGGAAATTACGTGGACGACATCGTGCTGCACGGCATGCTGCATGCAGCGATGGTGCGCAGCCCCTACGCGCACGCGAAGATTGGCGGGATCGATAAGAGCAGTGTGGAAGGCATGCCCGGCGTGATGCAGGTGCTGACCGGGGAGGACGTGCAGCAGGCAGGCCTGGGCAGCATTCCAGTGGGCTGGCTGCTGCCCGACCTGAAGACGCCGCCGCACCCCGCCATTGCCACTGACGAGGTTCACCACGTGGGAGACATCGTGGCGGTGGTCATCGCGGAAACCCGCGCCCAGGCCGAGGACGCCGCCGCTGCGCTGGACGTGGACTACGAGGCGCTGCCCAGCGTTGCCAGTGCCAGCGAGGCCCTGAAGGAAGGTGCGCCGCAGGTTCACCCAGACGTGCCGGGGAACAGGGCGTTTCACTGGGAAATCGGGGACGCCGCCGCGACGGCCGAGGCGTTTAACCGGGCCGAGCGCGTGGTGAAGTTGAAGGCGACCAACCACCGCATGATTCCGAATGCCATCGAGCCGCGCGCCAGCCTGGCGCAGTTCAGCCCGGCGAGTGGCGAGTACACGCTGTACACCACCTCGCAGAACCCGCACGTGCACCGCCTGATTCTGGCGGCGTTCGTGATGAACATCCCCGAGCACAAATTGCGCGTGGTGTCGCCGGACGTGGGCGGGGGCTTCGGCAGCAAGATTTTCCAGTACCAGGAAGAAGCGATCGTGCTGCTGGCCGCGCGTCTGATCGGACGTCCGGTGAAGTGGGCGGCGCGGCGCAGCGAATCCTTCGTGAGTGACGCGCAGGGCCGCGACCACGAATCCGAGGCGGAACTGGCAGTCACGAACGACGGGAAACTGCTAGCGTACCGCGTAAAAACCATCGCCAACCTGGGCGGATATCAGACGCTGTTTGCGCCCGCCGTGCCGACCTATCTGTACGGCACGCTGTGCAACGGCGTGTACAAGTTCGAGGCGGTTCACGTGGAAGTCACCGGGGCCATGACGAACACCGTCCCGGTGGACGCCTACCGTGGCGCGGGCCGCCCGGAAGCCACGTACCTGCTGGAACGCATCGTGGACGTGGCGGCGCACGAACTGAACATGGATCCGGCCGAGTTGCGCCGCAAGAATTTCATTCAGCCCGACGAATTCCCGTACCAGACGCCGGTGGCCCTGGTGTACGACAGCGGCAATTACGAACCCGCGCTCGATCAGGCCATGGACATGATGAAGTACCAGGAAGTCCGCGCCGAACAGGAGAAGATGAAGGGCGGGAAGAAGGTGCTGGGCGTGGGCCTGATCTCGTTCGTTGAGGCGTGCGGCCTGGCGCCGTCGGCGCTGGTAGGTCAACTGGGCGCTCAGGCCGGGCAGTGGGAAAGCAGTCTGGTGCGCGTTCACCCGACCGGGAAAGTGGAGCTGTTTACCGGGTCGCACAGTCACGGCCAGGGCCACGAGACGGCCTTCCCGCAGATCGCCGCCGACGAACTGCAAATCCCGATCAGCGACATCGAACTCATTCACGGCGACACCGGACGGATGCCCTACGGCTGGGGCACCTACGGC
This DNA window, taken from Deinococcus fonticola, encodes the following:
- a CDS encoding NAD(P)/FAD-dependent oxidoreductase; translation: MKTLILGAGYAGLATATKMKPTPDLEVLLVERNPYHTFETRLHEAAAHNTRVTLPIEPLLRGTGVNFEQASVDSIDVDAREVTLKDGRVLTYDTLVVGLGSVTNFYRIPGLSDHATELKDVSDADEIFNYVNRIYSAGYSGNRDIVVGGAGLTGVELVTELAQRAQVLSRTRGLPPFNIYLVEAGPKILPVLDDALRARAERTLHDYGIHVLTGHRLMEASAEGVTVQTADGEQKQLQAGKIIWTGGIQARDIVKGERLEKGPGGRIAVDDYLRAKGYPDVFVVGDMALAHDQGGKPVPTTAQHAGQQGRLTGKNIRHMVRGRELEKYEPNTMGEFVSLGGLMAVGWMKLPWNQKLAMTGGMAHVMKKASEWKWRSSID
- a CDS encoding uridine kinase; this encodes MSPTPARLALLATIAERLLGQPPSPVLKVAIDGVDGAGKTTFADELAATLSKRGQQVIRASIDGFHSPREMRYRLGRHSPEGFYRDSYNLDALKRELLEPLSPGGSLRYLTRIFDVNSDHTIHDKPAHAQGSEILLLDGLFLHRPELRSFWDDSIFLKVDFVISVPRGAARGPGFGSADPYAESNRRYVQGNRLYFAEASPEDRAGIVVNNNDLHAPYIEKITPGN
- a CDS encoding NUDIX domain-containing protein gives rise to the protein MPETPAHLNWTELQPDDALPVQVLSSRELTAGKRTVRTDRVRMPSGHEFEELYRPRGPKAVFVLPVTAAGEVVLLREYRHPVRAFVTGTVAGTLEEGEEPFAAAQRELLEEAGGTAGEWVALPAFYPNASFSGAVYFAFIAFGVQLGENRLMPDETIERMVLPLAEAYRRLRAGEIHDAPGSLVMWHALAELQRRGLL
- a CDS encoding (2Fe-2S)-binding protein, whose translation is MNVTVNVNGKPYTRDVEPRTLLVHFLREELGLTGTHVGCDTSQCGACTVHLGGNAVKSCTVLAVQCDGMDVKTIEGMGTPAELHPLQTGFWEEHGLQCGFCTPGMIMASAELLKHNPHPTEEEIRYHLEGNYCRCTGYHNIVKAVQHAAKLMKGDGTGQAADD
- a CDS encoding xanthine dehydrogenase family protein molybdopterin-binding subunit, with the protein product MTQEKYFGKALKRTEDPRFITGAGNYVDDIVLHGMLHAAMVRSPYAHAKIGGIDKSSVEGMPGVMQVLTGEDVQQAGLGSIPVGWLLPDLKTPPHPAIATDEVHHVGDIVAVVIAETRAQAEDAAAALDVDYEALPSVASASEALKEGAPQVHPDVPGNRAFHWEIGDAAATAEAFNRAERVVKLKATNHRMIPNAIEPRASLAQFSPASGEYTLYTTSQNPHVHRLILAAFVMNIPEHKLRVVSPDVGGGFGSKIFQYQEEAIVLLAARLIGRPVKWAARRSESFVSDAQGRDHESEAELAVTNDGKLLAYRVKTIANLGGYQTLFAPAVPTYLYGTLCNGVYKFEAVHVEVTGAMTNTVPVDAYRGAGRPEATYLLERIVDVAAHELNMDPAELRRKNFIQPDEFPYQTPVALVYDSGNYEPALDQAMDMMKYQEVRAEQEKMKGGKKVLGVGLISFVEACGLAPSALVGQLGAQAGQWESSLVRVHPTGKVELFTGSHSHGQGHETAFPQIAADELQIPISDIELIHGDTGRMPYGWGTYGSRSAPVGGSALKRALEKITAKAKKIAAHLLEASEEDVEHADGVFRIKGAPDRSKTFFDIALMAHLAHNLPEGMEPGLEATAFYDPANFVYPFGTHIAVVEIDTETGHVKLRNYGSVDDCGPLINPLIAEGQVHGGIAQGMGQALLEEGVYDDEGSLLTGTYMEYAMPRADDVPSYQLGHTVTPSPHNPLGVKGIGEAGTIASTAAVANAVMDALWHEYGIAHLDMPYTAEKVWRAIQAARGTQEQAADD